The window GACAGACTTCGTAGTAGTTGTGATCCAACGGATGGATCAGGCTGAGTTTCTGCGCCTTCTTGTTGACCGTGATGGTGTCGCCCGGCGCACAGGTGAAGTGGTTTTGGCCGTCACAGGACACCAGCGGGTAGATTTGCATGTCCTTGGCCACCACGATTTTCAGCTCGCTGTTGCCATCCACCACAATCGGCCGGCTGGACAGGGTGTGCGGGTACATCGGCACGACGACGATGGCGTCCAGTTTGGGATGCATGATCGGCCCGCCGGCGGACAGCGAATAAGCGGTGGAACCGGTCGGCGTCGCCACGATCAGGCCGTCGGCCTTCTGGCTGCAGACGAACTGGCCGTCGATGAACAGCTCGAACTCGATCATCTTGGTCGACTTGCCCGGGTGCAGCACCACATCGTTGAGCGCATCGCCCTGGCCAATCGCCTCGCCATGGCGACGTACTTCGGCTTCGAGGAGGAAGCGACTCTCAACCAGGTACTGGCCATCGAGCACCTCGGCGACCTTCACTTCCAACTCGTCCGGTAAAATATCGGTGAGAAAACCCAGGCTGCCGCGGTTGATCCCCAATACCGGTACCTTGTGCCGGGCCAGTGCACGCGCGGCGCCGAGCAGGCTGCCATCACCGCC is drawn from Pseudomonas cavernae and contains these coding sequences:
- a CDS encoding NAD(+) kinase, which gives rise to MEQFRNIGIIGRLGSSQALDTIRRLKKFLLERHLHVILEDTIAEVLPGHGLQTSSRRNLGEVCDLVIVVGGDGSLLGAARALARHKVPVLGINRGSLGFLTDILPDELEVKVAEVLDGQYLVESRFLLEAEVRRHGEAIGQGDALNDVVLHPGKSTKMIEFELFIDGQFVCSQKADGLIVATPTGSTAYSLSAGGPIMHPKLDAIVVVPMYPHTLSSRPIVVDGNSELKIVVAKDMQIYPLVSCDGQNHFTCAPGDTITVNKKAQKLSLIHPLDHNYYEVCRTKLGWGSRLGNGGD